From a region of the Euwallacea similis isolate ESF13 chromosome 3, ESF131.1, whole genome shotgun sequence genome:
- the LOC136420124 gene encoding uncharacterized protein isoform X2, translating into MLKLLRKSIPKHPRKWRFLHSEVRHYVRAFTGDHVQPLTEDTLTGRFLVYMGSNKIPHQAIPLDKVNLIANFKSQRLDVKTADPSIISAMINALGDGNLVSNKYEIEDMFRTLDSGCCSRINEFTIEDHFNLLNAFTNIIGHKVSKSNYFLLGLKLLTNQKNHLNKEKLVHLMFYIGLLKKNHVAQDMIRQCIKLFTKETIDNLTRENLCIICNSTFKTSTKIKNFLLLDRIKSYINNNLNLLNDAAVFVTFLKTLRHNRYQDEDILNTITCTMFFNETLQYYSFSAMCHILALYADFLFYDENVLNTLTSRCLEQLKNSTFTSKNTYLIDQPRTKDIKRLLWALSNLGYKLSQEDVDNVIMSHIRVRIQAGEFVNDQGSLVQMILYLWMMQYKARDLIREVLTAEVAKGIWGNQVTCIESLNLLLTCIYYEDPELFYQLNLRPQQTSSSAYNQNIQLAKRPTLQTIVDNLKSIAVQNGIDKYEVGCQVPFINIIGIAGFQKKIYKTVNIEVLDQYTCLKNTDNVPSGLMKLKLRILDRCDEGLIVNEE; encoded by the exons ATgcttaaattattaagaaagtCAATACCAAAACACCCCAGAAAGTGGAGATTCCTTCATTCAGAGGTGAGACACTACGTCCGGGCTTTCACTGGGGATCATGTGCAGCCCCTCACTGAAGATACGCTCACTGGAAGATTTCTTGTTTACATGGGATCTAATAAAATTCCTCACCAAGCAATCCCTTTGGATAAAGTgaatttaattgcaaattttaagtCTCAGAGACTGGATGTTAAGACTGCAGACCCTTCTATAATATCCGCTATGATAAACGCCTTAGGTGATGGCAATTTAGTAAgcaataaatatgaaattgaaGATATGTTTCGAACACTTGACTCTGGATGTTGTAGCAGAATTAATGAGTTTACAATTGAAGACCATTTCAACTTATTGAATGCTTTTACTAATATAATTGGACATAAGGTTAGCAAAAGCAACTACTTCCTATTAGGATTAAAACTGTTAACCAACCAAAAGAATCATCTTAATAAAGAAAAGTTGGTTCATTTAATGTTCTATATTGGACTGTTAAAGAAAAACCATGTAGCTCAAGACATGATTAGACAatgcattaaattatttaccaaAGAGACCATTGATAATCTAACAAGAGAAAACTTATGCATTATTTGCAATTCTACCTTTAAAAccagtacaaaaataaaaaacttccTGCTTCTAGATAGGATTAAGTCATATATAAACAACAACTTGAACTTACTAAATGACGCTGCAGTGTTCGTCACCTTCCTTAAAACTTTAAGACACAATCGGTACCAAGATGAAGACATTCTGAACACCATAACATGCACCATGTTTTTCAATGAAACCTTACAGTATTATTCATTCAGTGCCATGTGCCACATTTTAGCCTTATATGCAGATTTTTTGTTCTACGATGAGAATGTATTAAATACCCTAACTTCAAGGTGTTTGGAGCAACTAAAAAACTCGACATTTACCAGTAAAAATACATACTTAATAGACCAACCAAGAACTAAGGATATAAAGAGGCTTCTATGGGCTTTAAGTAATTTGGGCTATAAATTGTCCCAAGAGGATGTAGATAACGTTATAATGTCCCATATTAGAGTTAGAATTCAGGCAGGGGAGTTTGTGAATGATCAAGGTTCTTTAGTACAAATGATTTTATATCTGTGGATGATGCAGTATAAGGCTCGTGATTTAATTAGGGAGGTTTTGACTGCTGAAGTCGCTAAAGGTATTTGGG GTAATCAAGTAACTTGTATTGAGAGCCTAAACCTCTTACTAACATGCATCTACTATGAAGACCCTGAGCTATTTTACCAATTAAACTTGCGTCCGCAACAAACTTCATCATCTGCATACAACCAAAACATACAACTTGCCAAGAGGCCTACACTGCAAACCATAGTAGACAATTTAAAATCCATAGCAGTCCAAAATGGGATAGACAAATATGAAGTGGGGTGCCAAGTGCCTTTCATTAATATAATAGGAATCGCAGGGTTTCAGAAGAAGATTTACAAAACTGTGAATATTGAAGTATTAGATCAATATACTTGTCTTAAAAATACGGATAATGTACCTTCAGGCTTGATGAAGTTGAAATTAAGAATTCTGGATAGATGCGATGAGGGTTTAATTGTG AATGAAGAGTAG
- the LOC136420131 gene encoding clavesin-2-like, with protein sequence MGVGGYQECEQYICTLPEEEKKKALEELREDDNIREQSLEQFREWINKHPNIKKCRTDAPFLLRFLRTKKFSVPQSCEMLERYLTIRQLYPQWFRNLDPEDKDLKEIIEAGYLVPLLERDNGRLVLFSCAGKFDPHKYTSADMVRVHSLVTEALMDDEVNQINGYTYINDESGFQMAHISLWSLTDVRNILRCIQNTTPMRHKANHFLNISASAIKLIEFAIGLLNEKLKNRIFMYKSVEELHEKVDKKMLPKEYGGVVPLSEMVQKFKVLLKEKRESILSLDDMYIEIDEKTCPLVSEMNEELGIGIDGSFKRLTVD encoded by the exons ATGGGAGTGGGAGGTTACCAAGAGTGTGAGCAATACATCTGCACCCTGCCTGAAGAAGAGAAGAAAAAGGCCTTGGAAGAGCTCAGAGAAGACGACAATATCAGAGAACAATCCCTGGAACAATTCAGAGAATGGATCAACAAACATccgaatattaaaaaatgtagaacaG ATGCGCCATTCTTGTTGAGATTCCTTAGAACCAAAAAATTCAGCGTTCCGCAATCTTGTGAAATGTTAGAGAGGTATCTTACCATACGGCAGTTGTACCCTCAATGGTTCCGGAATTTGGACCCCGAAGATAAGGACTTGAAAGAGATTATTGAGGCTGGGTATTTGGTACCGTTGTTGGAGAGGGATAATGGAAGACTG GTATTGTTCAGTTGTGCAGgcaaattcgaccctcacaAATACACATCAGCTGACATGGTCCGCGTCCACAGTTTGGTCACCGAAGCTCTGATGGACGATGAGGTGAACCAAATCAACGGGTACACCTACATCAATGATGAAAGCGGGTTCCAGATGGCGCACATTTCCTTGTGGAGCCTGACGGATGTTCGGAACATTCTTAGGTGCATACAG AACACCACCCCTATGAGACACAAGGCGAACCACTTTTTGAACATTTCGGCCAGTGCTATTAAACTCATTGAGTTTGCTATAGGGTTGCTGAATGAGAAGCTCAAAAACAGGATTTTC ATGTATAAATCTGTAGAGGAACTGCATGAGAAGGTGGACAAGAAGATGTTGCCCAAAGAGTATGGAGGGGTAGTGCCGTTGAGTGAAATGGTGCAAAAGTTTAAGGTGCTTTTAAAGGAGAAACGCGAGTCTATTCTGAGTTTAGATGACATGTACATAGAGATAGATGAGAAAACGTGCCCCCTCGTGTCGGAAATGAACGAGGAGCTGGGAATTGGGATTGATGGGTCTTTTAAACGCCTTACTGttgattaa
- the LOC136420124 gene encoding uncharacterized protein isoform X1, with the protein MLKLLRKSIPKHPRKWRFLHSEVRHYVRAFTGDHVQPLTEDTLTGRFLVYMGSNKIPHQAIPLDKVNLIANFKSQRLDVKTADPSIISAMINALGDGNLVSNKYEIEDMFRTLDSGCCSRINEFTIEDHFNLLNAFTNIIGHKVSKSNYFLLGLKLLTNQKNHLNKEKLVHLMFYIGLLKKNHVAQDMIRQCIKLFTKETIDNLTRENLCIICNSTFKTSTKIKNFLLLDRIKSYINNNLNLLNDAAVFVTFLKTLRHNRYQDEDILNTITCTMFFNETLQYYSFSAMCHILALYADFLFYDENVLNTLTSRCLEQLKNSTFTSKNTYLIDQPRTKDIKRLLWALSNLGYKLSQEDVDNVIMSHIRVRIQAGEFVNDQGSLVQMILYLWMMQYKARDLIREVLTAEVAKGIWGNQVTCIESLNLLLTCIYYEDPELFYQLNLRPQQTSSSAYNQNIQLAKRPTLQTIVDNLKSIAVQNGIDKYEVGCQVPFINIIGIAGFQKKIYKTVNIEVLDQYTCLKNTDNVPSGLMKLKLRILDRCDEGLIVIEERDIVDYTSVEMQQILEEEISLVC; encoded by the exons ATgcttaaattattaagaaagtCAATACCAAAACACCCCAGAAAGTGGAGATTCCTTCATTCAGAGGTGAGACACTACGTCCGGGCTTTCACTGGGGATCATGTGCAGCCCCTCACTGAAGATACGCTCACTGGAAGATTTCTTGTTTACATGGGATCTAATAAAATTCCTCACCAAGCAATCCCTTTGGATAAAGTgaatttaattgcaaattttaagtCTCAGAGACTGGATGTTAAGACTGCAGACCCTTCTATAATATCCGCTATGATAAACGCCTTAGGTGATGGCAATTTAGTAAgcaataaatatgaaattgaaGATATGTTTCGAACACTTGACTCTGGATGTTGTAGCAGAATTAATGAGTTTACAATTGAAGACCATTTCAACTTATTGAATGCTTTTACTAATATAATTGGACATAAGGTTAGCAAAAGCAACTACTTCCTATTAGGATTAAAACTGTTAACCAACCAAAAGAATCATCTTAATAAAGAAAAGTTGGTTCATTTAATGTTCTATATTGGACTGTTAAAGAAAAACCATGTAGCTCAAGACATGATTAGACAatgcattaaattatttaccaaAGAGACCATTGATAATCTAACAAGAGAAAACTTATGCATTATTTGCAATTCTACCTTTAAAAccagtacaaaaataaaaaacttccTGCTTCTAGATAGGATTAAGTCATATATAAACAACAACTTGAACTTACTAAATGACGCTGCAGTGTTCGTCACCTTCCTTAAAACTTTAAGACACAATCGGTACCAAGATGAAGACATTCTGAACACCATAACATGCACCATGTTTTTCAATGAAACCTTACAGTATTATTCATTCAGTGCCATGTGCCACATTTTAGCCTTATATGCAGATTTTTTGTTCTACGATGAGAATGTATTAAATACCCTAACTTCAAGGTGTTTGGAGCAACTAAAAAACTCGACATTTACCAGTAAAAATACATACTTAATAGACCAACCAAGAACTAAGGATATAAAGAGGCTTCTATGGGCTTTAAGTAATTTGGGCTATAAATTGTCCCAAGAGGATGTAGATAACGTTATAATGTCCCATATTAGAGTTAGAATTCAGGCAGGGGAGTTTGTGAATGATCAAGGTTCTTTAGTACAAATGATTTTATATCTGTGGATGATGCAGTATAAGGCTCGTGATTTAATTAGGGAGGTTTTGACTGCTGAAGTCGCTAAAGGTATTTGGG GTAATCAAGTAACTTGTATTGAGAGCCTAAACCTCTTACTAACATGCATCTACTATGAAGACCCTGAGCTATTTTACCAATTAAACTTGCGTCCGCAACAAACTTCATCATCTGCATACAACCAAAACATACAACTTGCCAAGAGGCCTACACTGCAAACCATAGTAGACAATTTAAAATCCATAGCAGTCCAAAATGGGATAGACAAATATGAAGTGGGGTGCCAAGTGCCTTTCATTAATATAATAGGAATCGCAGGGTTTCAGAAGAAGATTTACAAAACTGTGAATATTGAAGTATTAGATCAATATACTTGTCTTAAAAATACGGATAATGTACCTTCAGGCTTGATGAAGTTGAAATTAAGAATTCTGGATAGATGCGATGAGGGTTTAATTGTG ATAGAGGAGCGAGACATTGTCGACTACACCAGCGTAGAGATGCAACAGATTTTGGAAGAAGAAATTTCCTTAGTTTGTTAA
- the Use1 gene encoding vesicle transport protein USE1, protein MVGLSRQEINLRRLLAKCELMCKNQKEDERFEKYVNTLEDMLQEVKKHSNTSVESIKTYQKRIMGIKTTLGITSISKYEFNDPLLMRESLLGNGVRHRNIAQGVNETGDLDQVLKYQEDLQSKIAEEMLQFTKTLKEQSQVANKIIKNDTEVVSNSSQLTDKNFSKLMVESSKLAEHSKRAWKCWMWMMLVIVLVIFINMVLFMKVMKKSK, encoded by the exons ATGGTGGGACTTTCTAGGCAAGAAATCAACTTAAGGCGGTTGCTGGCAAAATGCGAGCTTATGTGCAAGAATCAGAAGGAAGATGAAAGATTCGAGAAATATGTGAATACCTTAGAAGATATGTTGCAGGAAGTTAAGAAACATTCCAA TACCTCTGTAGAATCCATAAAAACCTACCAAAAACGAATAATGGGCATAAAGACAACATTAGGGATAACCTCTATAAGCAAATATGAATTTAACGATCCACTTTTGATGAGAGAAAGCCTGCTTGGGAATG GGGTTAGACATCGCAACATTGCCCAAGGTGTAAACGAGACTGGAGACTTGGATCAAGTGCTCAAATACCAAGAAGATTTGCAAAGTAAAATTGCTGAGGAAATGCTTCAGTTCACTAAAACTTTGAAGGAGCAGTCTCAAGTGgcgaataaaataataaaaaacgataCAGAAGTTGTCAGCAATTCCAGTCAGCTAACtgataagaatttttccaAGTTGATGGTTGAATCTAGCAAATTAGCTGAGCATTCAAAAAGAGCATGGAAATGCTGGATGTGGATGATGTTGGTtattgttttagtcatttttatcA ATATGGTGTTGTTCATGAAAGTAATGAAGAAAAGCAAGTAA
- the LOC136420124 gene encoding uncharacterized protein isoform X3 encodes MLKLLRKSIPKHPRKWRFLHSEVRHYVRAFTGDHVQPLTEDTLTGRFLVYMGSNKIPHQAIPLDKVNLIANFKSQRLDVKTADPSIISAMINALGDGNLVSNKYEIEDMFRTLDSGCCSRINEFTIEDHFNLLNAFTNIIGHKVSKSNYFLLGLKLLTNQKNHLNKEKLVHLMFYIGLLKKNHVAQDMIRQCIKLFTKETIDNLTRENLCIICNSTFKTSTKIKNFLLLDRIKSYINNNLNLLNDAAVFVTFLKTLRHNRYQDEDILNTITCTMFFNETLQYYSFSAMCHILALYADFLFYDENVLNTLTSRCLEQLKNSTFTSKNTYLIDQPRTKDIKRLLWALSNLGYKLSQEDVDNVIMSHIRVRIQAGEFVNDQGSLVQMILYLWMMQYKARDLIREVLTAEVAKGIWGNQVTCIESLNLLLTCIYYEDPELFYQLNLRPQQTSSSAYNQNIQLAKRPTLQTIVDNLKSIAVQNGIDKYEVGCQVPFINIIGIAGFQKKIYKTVNIEVLDQYTCLKNTDNVPSGLMKLKLRILDRCDEGLIVV; translated from the exons ATgcttaaattattaagaaagtCAATACCAAAACACCCCAGAAAGTGGAGATTCCTTCATTCAGAGGTGAGACACTACGTCCGGGCTTTCACTGGGGATCATGTGCAGCCCCTCACTGAAGATACGCTCACTGGAAGATTTCTTGTTTACATGGGATCTAATAAAATTCCTCACCAAGCAATCCCTTTGGATAAAGTgaatttaattgcaaattttaagtCTCAGAGACTGGATGTTAAGACTGCAGACCCTTCTATAATATCCGCTATGATAAACGCCTTAGGTGATGGCAATTTAGTAAgcaataaatatgaaattgaaGATATGTTTCGAACACTTGACTCTGGATGTTGTAGCAGAATTAATGAGTTTACAATTGAAGACCATTTCAACTTATTGAATGCTTTTACTAATATAATTGGACATAAGGTTAGCAAAAGCAACTACTTCCTATTAGGATTAAAACTGTTAACCAACCAAAAGAATCATCTTAATAAAGAAAAGTTGGTTCATTTAATGTTCTATATTGGACTGTTAAAGAAAAACCATGTAGCTCAAGACATGATTAGACAatgcattaaattatttaccaaAGAGACCATTGATAATCTAACAAGAGAAAACTTATGCATTATTTGCAATTCTACCTTTAAAAccagtacaaaaataaaaaacttccTGCTTCTAGATAGGATTAAGTCATATATAAACAACAACTTGAACTTACTAAATGACGCTGCAGTGTTCGTCACCTTCCTTAAAACTTTAAGACACAATCGGTACCAAGATGAAGACATTCTGAACACCATAACATGCACCATGTTTTTCAATGAAACCTTACAGTATTATTCATTCAGTGCCATGTGCCACATTTTAGCCTTATATGCAGATTTTTTGTTCTACGATGAGAATGTATTAAATACCCTAACTTCAAGGTGTTTGGAGCAACTAAAAAACTCGACATTTACCAGTAAAAATACATACTTAATAGACCAACCAAGAACTAAGGATATAAAGAGGCTTCTATGGGCTTTAAGTAATTTGGGCTATAAATTGTCCCAAGAGGATGTAGATAACGTTATAATGTCCCATATTAGAGTTAGAATTCAGGCAGGGGAGTTTGTGAATGATCAAGGTTCTTTAGTACAAATGATTTTATATCTGTGGATGATGCAGTATAAGGCTCGTGATTTAATTAGGGAGGTTTTGACTGCTGAAGTCGCTAAAGGTATTTGGG GTAATCAAGTAACTTGTATTGAGAGCCTAAACCTCTTACTAACATGCATCTACTATGAAGACCCTGAGCTATTTTACCAATTAAACTTGCGTCCGCAACAAACTTCATCATCTGCATACAACCAAAACATACAACTTGCCAAGAGGCCTACACTGCAAACCATAGTAGACAATTTAAAATCCATAGCAGTCCAAAATGGGATAGACAAATATGAAGTGGGGTGCCAAGTGCCTTTCATTAATATAATAGGAATCGCAGGGTTTCAGAAGAAGATTTACAAAACTGTGAATATTGAAGTATTAGATCAATATACTTGTCTTAAAAATACGGATAATGTACCTTCAGGCTTGATGAAGTTGAAATTAAGAATTCTGGATAGATGCGATGAGGGTTTAATTGTG GTTTAG
- the Pngl gene encoding peptide-N(4)-(N-acetyl-beta-glucosaminyl)asparagine amidase has translation MSYEALVDLLNKAPIKESLEIITLILNRIENVLKNPNDPMFRTFNKSDPVITRFILQSSLGTFCLRFMGCLEQPEYYFLPQNCNLSLLTELRDMLLVWKESVNVEASGTQVSSLMINKLKPLSVIKPIVLPVLSAKYTHPFFARIEMIFHSCLRYADENILERAKNLIPVATLEYKAQNRLREFQRHIKINKLNMSEILIQDMLILELLEWFKKSFFTWVSSPLCDFCNRETKFSHYTHEKSYLQYTNRVELHRCAFCHQFTPFARYEDLNILLETRRGRCGEWANVFTLFCRSMGWDARIVFDETDHVWTEVYSIGQERWLHCDSCENMCDQPLIYECGWKKQISYVIAYSNEEVQDVTWRYTSNFKETLKRRTACKEDEIIRVLEDLRQRRQVKFSETRRKYLTRRNLMELVQFLTEKKPGIEDEKGRQSGDISWRVSRGEIEEPPKGFVWKIDPAAYLSMHRATVRYSSSNDCYELVSGNELKDSKEGWASGCYFHQNIFRKVEDDWKQVYLARNENSSEQGTITWKFRFPANSSKKLKRVAVRFCCAMYADACIKAQLGCDGRVENINTDASVYKTDNFAGQTELWVKATLSGGQGDIAWQHAQLFRQPLESDKFPFAIAFTF, from the exons ATGTCTTATGAAGCTCTCGTTGACCTACTCAATAAGGCACCGATAAAAGAATCCCTTGAAATTATAACTTTAATCCTAAacagaattgaaaatgtattgaaaaatcCCAACGACCCAATGTTCCGGACCTTCAACAAGTCAGACCCAGTCATTACAAGGTTTATACTACAGTCTTCTTTGGGCACCTTTTGTTTAAGATTCATGGGATGTTTGGAG cAACCAGAATACTACTTTCTCCCTCAGAATTGTAATTTAAGTTTGCTTACTGAATTGAGAGATATGTTATTAGTGTGGAAAGAGTCAGTGAATGTAGAGGCTTCAGGAACACAG GTGTCATCATTGATGATCAATAAACTCAAACCACTATCTGTGATCAAACCAATAGTTTTACCAGTTTTGTCAGCA AAATATACACATCCATTTTTTGCTAGAATTGAAATGATATTCCATAGTTGCCTTAGGTATGCAGATGAAAATATATTGGAAAgagctaaaaatttgataccAGTTGCAACATTAGAATATAAGGCACAAAACAGATTACGAGAATTCCAGCGGCACATAAAAATTA ACAAACTAAATATGTCTGAAATTTTGATCCAAGATATGCTGATTTTGGAATTACTTGAAtggtttaaaaaatctttcttcACCTGGGTCTCTAGCCCTCTTTGTGATTTTTGCAATCGTGAAACTAAATTTTCGCACTACACTCATGAAAAATCCTACTTGCAATACACAAATAGGGTCGAG CTGCATCGATGTGCTTTTTGCCATCAATTCACTCCGTTTGCCCGCTATGAagacttaaatattttactagaGACACGGCGGGGAAGATGTGGGGAATGGGCTAATGTTTTCACATTATTTTGTCGAAGCATGGGATGGGATGCGCGTATAGTCTTTGATGAAACTGACCATGTTTGGACTGAA GTCTATTCTATTGGCCAGGAAAGGTGGTTGCACTGTGATTCATGCGAAAATATGTGCGATCAACCTTTGATTTATGAGTGTGGATGGAAGAAGCAAATCAGTTATGTAATTGCATATTCTAATGAGGAAGTTCAAGATGTCACATGGAGATACACCAGTAATTTTAAAGAGACTTTGAAGCGAAGGACCGCTTGTAAGGAAGATGAGATAATCAGGGTCTTGGAGGATTTGAGACAAAGACGACAGGTGAAATTTTCAGAGACAAGGCGAAAGTACTTGACCCGAAGGAATTTGATGGAGCTTgtgcaatttttaactgaaaa GAAACCTGGGATCGAAGACGAGAAAGGACGCCAATCTGGAGATATTTCCTGGCGTGTTTCGCGAGGAGAAATTGAAGAGCCACCTAAAGGTTTTGTATGGAAAATTGATCCTGCAGCTTATTTGTCAATGCATCGTGCAACCGTGCGCTACTCCTCTTCAAATGATTGTTATGAACTTGTTTCTGGAAATGAGCTAAAGGATAGCAAAGAAGGCTGGGCCTCTGGCTGTTACTTCCATCAAAACATCTTTAGAAAAGTCGAAGATGATTGGAAGCAGGTGTATTTAGCCAGAAATG aAAATAGCTCTGAGCAGGGGACTATAACATGGAAGTTCCGATTTCCAGCAAATTCTTCCAAGAAATTAAAACGAGTGGCCGTCAGATTCTGTTGCGCAATGTATGCAGATGCATGTATAAAGGCTCAGTTAGGGTGTGATGGCCGTGTCGAGAACATAAACACAG ACGCCAGTGTATATAAAACCGATAATTTTGCCGGCCAAACTGAATTGTGGGTGAAAGCCACTTTATCTGGGGGTCAAGGAGATATTGCGTGGCAACACGCTCAATTGTTTAGACAGCCCTTGGAATCTGATAAGTTTCCATTTGCAATTGCGTtcactttttaa
- the amx gene encoding TM2 domain-containing protein almondex encodes MRCIHINIRQAVFVLLTFLANNIQTADNSIKSFAGETKGNTNISDETKDIGKQSDTVLKCPTNTECKDLPMQCLECDLNETCVYGREMSTKCRVRSQVKCQGPNKDLTKKYLCRYCYQTEHWEHSCELKATCDSVASPRDIYITNCTVNGDVLCLGQRTFNKRVKCSWTRGCRWYTALALSITLGGLGADRFYLGHWQEGIGKLFSFGGLGVWTIIDVILISLHYLGPADGSLYL; translated from the exons ATGAGATGCATACACATTAACATAAGGCAAGCCGTATTCGTCCTACTTACTTTCCTGGCCAACAACATACAAACGG CGGATAACAGCATTAAATCATTTGCAGGAGAGACGAAAGGAAACACGAATATTTCGGATGAAACTAAAGATATTGGTAAACAG AGTGATACAGTTCTGAAATGTCCCACAAATACTGAATGCAAGGACCTCCCCATGCAATGTCTTGAATgtgatttaaatgaaacatgcGTTTATGGCCGGGAAATGTCCACAAAGTGCCGAGTGAGGTCCCAAGTGAAATGTCAA GGTCCTAATAAAGACCTCACCAAAAAATACTTGTGCAGATACTGCTACCAAACTGAACACTGGGAGCACAGCTGCGAACTGAAAGCCACATGTGACTCTGTGGCCTCTCCAAGAGACATATACATAACCAATTGTACTGTGAATGGTGATGTTTTGTGTTTAGGGCAACGAACGTTCAATAAAAGAGTCAAGTGCAGCTGGACAAGGGGTTGTAGATGGTATACTGCCCTAGCTTTAAGTATAACGCTGGGTGGGTTGGGGGCGGATCGGTTTTATTTGGGGCACTGGCAGGAGGGGATTGGAAAATTGTTTAGTTTTGGAGGATTAGGCGTGTGGACCATCATAGATGTGATATTGATTTCTTTGCATTATTTAGGACCTGCAGATGGGTCTCTTTATTTATGA
- the LOC136420134 gene encoding pyroglutamyl-peptidase 1, giving the protein MSETTNNNILVTGFGSFGVHKINASWEAVSALPDKIESFNIIKNQIPVEYKYVEKNVPLLWEQYNPKLVIHVGVSSLSTEIQLETCANRTGYIKQDVSEACPQSGQACCGKRNSEDCIKTGLSTEVICNRLNQNPLLKASLSCNSGRYLCEFIYYVSLNVNSKRTLFVHVPPLDQPFSKSQLTFALEEIIRCALELIEEEEQKYSIEFQTSAAKVYKNGRAAVF; this is encoded by the exons atgagCGAAACTACTAATAACAACATTCTTGTGACGGGCTTCGGTTCGTTTGGAGTTCACAAAATAAATGCAAGCTGGGAGGCAGTTTCGGCCCTTCCTGACAAAATCGAGAGCTtcaatatcatcaaaaatcaaattcctgTTGAATACAAATACGTCGAGAAAAATGTACCTCTTTTGTGGGAGCAATATAATCCCAAG TTAGTAATTCATGTAGGAGTAAGCTCACTAAGTACAGAAATACAACTGGAGACATGTGCTAATAGAACTGGCTATATAAAACAGGACGTGAGTGAGGCTTGTCCTCAATCTGGCCAGGCTTGCTGCGGTAAAAGAAATAGTGAGGACTGTATTAAAACTGGATTATCCACTGAAGTAATTTGTAACAGACTCAATCAAAATCCTCTATTAAAAGCTTCATTGTCGTGTAATTCCGGAAG atatttatgcgaatttatttattacgtCTCGTTGAACGTGAACAGTAAAAGGACGCTATTTGTCCATGTACCTCCACTTGATCAACCTTTTAGCAAGAGCCAACTTACTTTTGCTTTAGAGGAAATAATAAGATGCGCTCTTGAACTCATCGAGGAGGAAGAACAGAAATACTCAATTGAGTTCCAAACTAGTGCAGCgaaagtttataaaaatggAAGAGCTGcagtgttttaa